GATTCTCGGCACTTACCTTGAGTTGCTCGAGCGCGCGTTCCCAAAACGTATCCAGATAGGCGCGCATCTTTGCGATACCATCAGGGCTGATCTGGTAGATGCGGCGAGCGCCGGACTGACGATCGTGCACGAGGCGCGCCTCCTTCAGCACGCGCAGGTGCTGCGACACCGCTGGCCGGCTAATCGGAACGCGGCTCGCCAAGTCAACAACCGCGAGTGGTCCGCGCATCAGTTGTTCGAGAATGGCGCGCCGGGTCGGGTCGCCCAGGGCGTCAAACGCCTTACCGTAAGCCTTCACTTACCGTAAGCTATCACGAACCGTCAAACCTGTCAATACCAGCGCGTCGAGTTCTCTAGTGTCCGCGTGCGGCGGACTGCAAAACGGAGCCGCCGTACCTGCGGCGCCACAACACGGCGAGTCGTTGGTAGACGTGGCGAGCAACCCACCGGCCATCGTCGAAATTCCGGGGGTTCCAACCATCCCGAACTAGATCGCTTCCGACTTGGCGGGGAACGAGTGGATCGCCGGGGACGGTCCATCGATCCTGGTGAGCATCAACGAGCAGACGCACGCGATGACGCAGTATGCGCTTCCGAACCAAAACAGCCGGTCCATATGCGATCGCGTTGGGACCAAACCATACCGCGATGTGGTTCACGGAGATGGGGAAAGGCATAATTGGGCGGATCAGCGTATCGAGCCACGCGATCACGGAGTACACGCTTCCCGCCGGAAGCCAACCGTTTCAAATCACAACGGGTCCCGACGGCGCGCTTTGGATCACGGACTACGCCGGCAAGGGAATTGGAAGACTGACCACGAGCCTCCACTTCACGGCGTTCGCCTTCAGCAAAACATACTTCTTGGAGGGCAATACGAGCGCGTCGGACGGCGGCATTTGATATACCGGTTCCTCGCCCGACTTCGCCGGTGAAACAGGTGTGGCTCCATGACCGCGGTGGCACGAGAGTAGCACGTTTCATCGTCAACCGCGCCTCGGATTTGTGATTCACCGAACAAGCGGATGCCATGATCGGGCGCTTCAGCATATCGTCGCACACTTTGAGCCGCTATGCGCTGCCGTCGGGCTACACCGCTCCGCTGGGCATCGCCCTCGGCAAACTCTGCCCAGATTTGAACCACGCACAGCGCGCCGGCTCGCTGTAGGCGTCAAGCGTGCGTCATCGTAAAAAAATGGGAACGGCGACGGCCGATCCCATTTCTTTCGTATAGCTCAGACGACGTCAGGGCTTTGCCGCCGGATTGACCGCGATGCCGATGGTGATAATAAAGCCGTCAGTAATCGACTTCATGAACTGACCGCCGGGATACGTGTATTTGTACCCTCCCGCCAGACCTATGTTACTTGCGGCCCAGAGCGCTTCGCCGCTTTTCTTCATCGCGAACGACACCGGATCCGTTCCAGTCATGAGCAGTGTCGTGGCCGTTGGCGAGCCAAGCGAGCCGCCCGAAGGCGGCGCGTAGGTATAAATAGCTGGGACCAACTGGTCATCGATCAGAATCTTGCCGCTTAGCACTTGAACGCCGCCGGGGAATTGAATGGTGTTTTTCACGCTCAGTGTTGTAATCGAGGTCGCACTGCAACCACCGGAAACCTCGCCGACGAGAGTGTTGCCGCTCGAGTTTTGACCGTCAATGAAAAGCCTGCCTGAGGCATCGAACGCGTCAAAGTCGACCCGACTCCAAATAGGATCGCTAACGGTTGCGCACGGCACCGTCGAGCCATTGGCAAAGAAGCTTACGCTGCCCGCGCCGCCCGCGACCGATTGAACGTTCGCGACGCCGACGATCCCAGTCTGGCTGACCGCAACGTCCGACGGGTATTGACCGGCATCATTCAACGTCAGCTTGGACGACGTGTAGGGTTTTGCGTAGACGAAGATATTGCTTTCAAGTGTATTCGCGACGTAGAGATTCTCGGCCGCGTCCGTGGCAAGACCTTGGGGCTCGCTCAGACCGATTGTGAGGAGCGCGTTCAACTGGCCATTGCGACCGTACACGCTAACGGTGTTGAATGCGATTTCGGAAATGATGGTCTCATTGCCGTGCAGTGCGTTCACGCCGGCGACGTTGACAAAGCCTTTACGGTGGGTCGGCGGAACATTCGGCAACCACAGGCTACGCGGCACAATGCTCGTGCTCGTATCATGGGTCACTCCGATGGTGTGAACGGACTGGCCCAGCCGTGTCACCGGCGCATTCGCTGCCGGAAACTGCGCGCCGCCTCCGGAGCAGCCCGTGAGTAGCGCCGCGGCGGCCGCGCTACTAAGCCAGAATGCGAAGCGAGAAGATATACGCATGGGACGAGTTCTCCGAATCTTCTAAAAGAATTGAAGGAAGAAGGGTCATCTTACCGAGGTATTGCGGCCGGATTGACCGCGATGCCGATCGGCGTCACGTACCTTGAGTCATCGAACGACTTGACGAGCAGGCCGCGGGGATACGAGTATTCGACTCTTCCCGCTGCTATACCGGAATGTGCGATCCAAATGTGTTCGCCGTTCTTCATAATCGCGAAGCTCACCGGAAGCCAATTGCCACCGGCTGTGAGCGTCGTCGTAGCGATTGGTTGGCCGAACGATCCGTTCACTGGAGGCGCGAAGGTATAAATCGTCGGTGTGTTGGTTCCTAAGGGGCCACCCGGGCCCACCTGGTCCTCGATGAGGATGTTGCCGTTATACACCTGGACGCCGCCGACCAAGAAAATGGTGACTCCAGCACTCAGTGTCGCAATCGACGTCGCTCCGCAACCTCCGGAAATCTCGCCGAGGAGCGTATCGCCGTTCCGGTCAAAGCCGTCCAAGAAAAGGTTTCCGGAAGCGTCGAATGCGCTGAAGTACATTCCGCTCCAATTGGGATCGGTGATGGTCGCGCACGCGGACGTGGAGCCCTTAGCGTAGATGCGTACGGCGCCGCCAGTGCCCGCCGTCGACTGGATGTTCGTGACCCCGACAACCCCGGTGTTGCTGACCGCAACGTCCGTCGGGTACTCATCGGAATCATCGAGCGTCAGCCCTATCGATCGATAGGGCTTGGAATAGACAACGACGTTGTGAAGTTGTGCATTCGCGACGTACAGAGTCTCCGCCGCATCAGTGGTGAGGCCTTCGGGTTGGCTCAGGCCGGTGGAGAGGAGCGCGTGCCGGCGGCCGTCGGCGCCGTACACACTAACCGTGTTGGTGTTTGAGTCGGAAACGATGGTCTGATTGCCGTGCAGCGCGTTCACAGCGGCGACATCGACGAAGCCTTGCTGATGGGTCGTGGAAACGTTAGACAGCAGCATGCTCGCCGCATGGGATCGAACGCTTCGAGAGTTTTGGCTCAGCGGAGTGAGCGGCGCATTTGTCGTCGGGATCTGCGAGCCGCCTCCGGAGCAACCCGCGATTAACGCGACTATTGCTGCTCCGCTTAGAAAGAAGCCAAATTGCGAGGGTATACGCATGGGACGGGTTCTCCTAAAGTCATATGATACTTGAACTAGGAAACGCAGAGCCTACACTTTCGTCGGCCGCCGAGTCATTATCTGCCCGCGAAGGGAAGAGGTCCAGGTACACCATGCGAATATCCACACAAATATCTATACAAATATCCATGCAATAGGGCTGTCGACTGGAGGGAGGATGGAAAGCGCCGGTCGACCCCACTTCGGGGCGC
The Candidatus Eremiobacteraceae bacterium DNA segment above includes these coding regions:
- a CDS encoding metalloregulator ArsR/SmtB family transcription factor — translated: MKAYGKAFDALGDPTRRAILEQLMRGPLAVVDLASRVPISRPAVSQHLRVLKEARLVHDRQSGARRIYQISPDGIAKMRAYLDTFWERALEQLKVSAENQTRKGKL